One genomic window of Ignavibacteria bacterium includes the following:
- a CDS encoding CcmD family protein translates to MYEFFSQNQLYIVMTIVLLCWFGIFGYLMKLDKRVSEIEQSIK, encoded by the coding sequence ATGTACGAATTTTTTTCGCAAAACCAACTCTATATCGTAATGACGATTGTTCTTCTCTGTTGGTTTGGAATATTTGGATACTTAATGAAATTAGATAAACGAGTTTCTGAAATCGAACAATCAATCAAATAA
- a CDS encoding cytochrome c maturation protein CcmE, whose translation MKLKIILGSIAIVTILVFLAMNFLESKIEYGTITMAKEKGKLIQIKGACVQEKESFYDSKNNQFIFYMKDDEGQETKVIYDGAKPNNFELAEAVVVKGRYSEGVFHAKDILTKCPSKYEGNSEQIKKTL comes from the coding sequence ATGAAACTTAAAATCATCCTCGGCAGCATTGCTATCGTAACGATTCTTGTTTTTCTTGCAATGAATTTTCTGGAAAGCAAAATTGAATACGGCACCATAACTATGGCAAAGGAAAAAGGAAAACTGATACAAATAAAAGGCGCGTGCGTCCAGGAAAAAGAATCGTTCTACGATTCAAAAAACAATCAATTTATCTTCTATATGAAAGACGACGAAGGTCAAGAAACCAAAGTAATATACGATGGAGCAAAACCCAATAATTTTGAACTTGCAGAAGCGGTTGTTGTCAAAGGACGTTATTCCGAAGGTGTATTTCATGCCAAGGATATACTTACGAAATGTCCGTCAAAATATGAGGGGAATTCTGAACAAATCAAGAAAACTCTTTAA